Below is a window of Mycoplasma sp. Mirounga ES2805-ORL DNA.
TTTTATTAATTAATATTTTTTTTAGCATCATCAATAATTTGTTCAAAGGTTTCATCCGGAATATGGAATGATGTACCTTCATAATTATTAATAAATTCTTTATAGTCTTTTGGTATTTTCATAAATCTATTTCAGAAGTGTCTTTTTTTAGATTTTCATTGATCATTTAAGAAGAGAGACATTTCCTTTGGCGCGCTTTTAATTGGGGAATGGCCAATACCAATGATTGAACATTCTAAACCTAAACTTTTTCCGAAGTTGACAAAACTATTTGTTCCGATAACAGCATCATTATCTCCAATAACAAGTGAAAGTACCTCTTTATGATTTTTATATTCTTGACCTAAATTATCTAAGAATTCTTCTTTAAGCACATAATTTTTCAACAAATTATGCCATAAACCTTTTTTAGAAAAGCTATTAATTAACGAACTTGTTTTGTATTTCATTTGTCCACCAATTAATTCAATTGTTTTTCCAACAATTTTTGAAAATGTGTTGTTCGGAGAAATTAATGATTTCAAAACATAGTATGATTTATTTTCTCTTATTGAAGGATTAATTGTTGATACCATTATTATTTTTTTAACTTTCGGATTTTTAGCTAATTTGAAAGCAATACCTCCACTCATTGAGTGAGCAACTATAACAATATTTTTGGTTTTTATTTTTTCTAAAACTTGATTAGCCACTTTAATCCATCATTCAATAGATATTTGTTCTGGATCAACCTTTTTAAAATATTTACTACCTGGTAGATTAATTGCTACAACATTATAGTGATGTTCATATTTTAATATTGGAAGCATGAAGTCACTACTTGAATTTAAACCATGTAGAAAAAAATATGTCGTATTTGATTTTTTATCTACTGTGTAAATTGGAATTAAATAATCGTCTTGTTTTACATAATTCATCTTAGTCATAATAAATTTATTATATTAGTTTTAATAAAAATAGTTATTTTTTAATAATATATTAGTAAGAGATAACTAACTTTAATATTAGGAGAATTATGAAATTTGATAAAGTTTATATAAAATCTAGTGATCAATTTTTATCATTAGATATGATTTGCAAAATTTGTCATCAAGAATGTGATAAATATGATAATTACATAAAAAATGAAATGTATTGTCCTGAATGCAAAAAAGCCAAAGTGGAATTTCTTTATTTTAATTGTGAACCACATTTTACTGAAGCTAACAATTCTTGCCATAGTGATGAATGCTATTTTAAAAAATAGCATTTTTATTTAGCGCTATTTTTTTACTTTCTTGATAGCAATGATTTATATTCTTTGCTTTCAATAACTTCACTTAACGAAATAATATGTTCTCCAGAATTTGTATTTATTGATTCAATTTCTTCCATAATCTTTTCATATTCGCTTATTTTTCGAGAAGCAAGCTGATTAAAATCATTTCCATTGATAAATTTATAATTTTTGATAAATTCATTGATATCTTGTTTAAATTTTGCATCGAAAATTGTTTTGTCACCTCGATACTTTTTATAGATGTTATTTATATAGGAAATAATATTTCATTCATCTAATAGTCTTTTATTTGATGCGACGCTGCTTTGCTGTTCGAATAACATTTGATCAAAATATGGAGCAAAACCATTATTAATCAATAACTTATTAGTTAAAAGAAATGTCATTCTTTTATTGCCGTTATAAAAGAGTTGATTTTTTAATAAGTAAGCAGATAATAGAGAAATTTTAGCCATATTGTTTTTAGAAATTTTCATTATATTACTAATATCTTTTAATAAACCTGGGTAATTAATTAATAATGGTGGTTGAGATTTATTTTCATTTTTAATATCATCGGTAACTAATATTTTATTTGACTTTTTAACTCTTAAAATTCCAGCATTATCTTTTAGTTTATCAACATTGTTTAGCAATATGTAGTTTAATAAAATAGATTCTCTTATAAGAATTTCAGGTGTTAGATTTTCTAATTTAAATTTATCGTTTGAAATGCAAATTATTTCTAATCCTTTAGCAAAATTTTTAATTTCTTTTTGTGAATTAATATTTAATAAGTTCTTATCTACAAAGAAGTCATCATTATATTTATTTTCATTAAGTTTTTTAATAATGTCATCATAAAAAATTTGATTATAAGGCAAACAATGATAAACAAAAAAGAATTTTATTATGTCATATTTATTATCCTTAATTTTTTCAAAATTTTTCATAATTTACCTCTCTAAAAATAAAATGTATTTGTAATATTCATTTTATAAAATAAAATGTTTTAGTTAAAGTAAAGAAGTCTTTTAAGTGATTAAATATGGTATATTTTTCACATTTTTTATAAGCAAAATTATAGACATTATAGTATATTATTCCATATGAAAATAAATAATATTGAAGGATATTTTATTGATATTGATGGTACGCTTTTGGATGATCCTGAAACTGGCACTATTTCAAAAGGAAATATTGAATATCTAAAAGAATTGCAAAAGTTGAAACCAGTTATTCCATCAACCGGTAGAAGTCCAAAAGGTTTTGTTCCCGAATTAATGAAAGCTATTAATGCTCCATATGCAGTTTGCTCTACTGGAGCGATAATTATAGATAATAATGAAAATATAATTATTAAGAAAATTATTGACCATAAGTTGGCTGAAGAAATATTAAAATATTTTATGTTAAGAGAATTGTACATAATTATAAACGGTTCTGGATCTATATATTTTAAAGATAGATTTAACTGACATGAACGCGCTTGGGAAAAATTATTTTCAAAAGAAAAATATTCTAAAATCAACATTGAAAATCAAGACGTTAATCAACTTTTAGTATTTGGTTTATCAATTGAAAAAACAAAAGAATTAAAAGAAATTATTGAAGAAAAATGACCTTCATTATCTTGTCAAATAGTTTCTCATGGATATTCACTAGAAATAACATCAGCTGAGGCTACTAAAGGTAAAGGCAATAAACATGTTGCAGAATTATTAGGAATTAATATTAAGAACTGCGTGCATATTGGCGATTCAGATAATGATGCAAGTGCACTTCCTGAAACCGGTTTTTTAATAGCAATGGCAAATTCACAATTAAATTTAAAAGACAAAGCCCATTATATAGGATATGATTATATGGATTCAGGTTTGGCAAAAACCATTAGGGAATTCGAAGACAATACTATTAATTTACCTATAAAAAAGCCAAATAAGTAATATAAGGAGATTAAAATGAAAATAGAAAAAAAGACAATAGATTCTTTTTATAAAAGTTATTTAAAGAAAAAAGAAAATAAAATTGTTGAAAATGCTGCAACAAAAAATGGTGTTTATAATTCAACATATAACAACGATGTTAAAGCATTTCATAATAACGAGTTT
It encodes the following:
- a CDS encoding alpha/beta fold hydrolase translates to MTKMNYVKQDDYLIPIYTVDKKSNTTYFFLHGLNSSSDFMLPILKYEHHYNVVAINLPGSKYFKKVDPEQISIEWWIKVANQVLEKIKTKNIVIVAHSMSGGIAFKLAKNPKVKKIIMVSTINPSIRENKSYYVLKSLISPNNTFSKIVGKTIELIGGQMKYKTSSLINSFSKKGLWHNLLKNYVLKEEFLDNLGQEYKNHKEVLSLVIGDNDAVIGTNSFVNFGKSLGLECSIIGIGHSPIKSAPKEMSLFLNDQWKSKKRHFWNRFMKIPKDYKEFINNYEGTSFHIPDETFEQIIDDAKKNIN
- a CDS encoding Fic family protein; this translates as MKNFEKIKDNKYDIIKFFFVYHCLPYNQIFYDDIIKKLNENKYNDDFFVDKNLLNINSQKEIKNFAKGLEIICISNDKFKLENLTPEILIRESILLNYILLNNVDKLKDNAGILRVKKSNKILVTDDIKNENKSQPPLLINYPGLLKDISNIMKISKNNMAKISLLSAYLLKNQLFYNGNKRMTFLLTNKLLINNGFAPYFDQMLFEQQSSVASNKRLLDEWNIISYINNIYKKYRGDKTIFDAKFKQDINEFIKNYKFINGNDFNQLASRKISEYEKIMEEIESINTNSGEHIISLSEVIESKEYKSLLSRK
- a CDS encoding Cof-type HAD-IIB family hydrolase encodes the protein MKINNIEGYFIDIDGTLLDDPETGTISKGNIEYLKELQKLKPVIPSTGRSPKGFVPELMKAINAPYAVCSTGAIIIDNNENIIIKKIIDHKLAEEILKYFMLRELYIIINGSGSIYFKDRFNWHERAWEKLFSKEKYSKINIENQDVNQLLVFGLSIEKTKELKEIIEEKWPSLSCQIVSHGYSLEITSAEATKGKGNKHVAELLGINIKNCVHIGDSDNDASALPETGFLIAMANSQLNLKDKAHYIGYDYMDSGLAKTIREFEDNTINLPIKKPNK